The Aggregatilinea lenta genome includes a region encoding these proteins:
- a CDS encoding glycosyltransferase family 2 protein, producing the protein MQTVPLVSVVMPIYNEAAFISRSLGAVLAQDYPGDCLDVLVVDGGSTDGTRALVQATAARDGRVRLLDNPARLQASAMNAGLRAAHGEIVARVDGHTIIAPDYIRRCVETLAATGTHNVGGPQRFVGTTPWGRAIAVAYRSPFSVPSRFTVSDRAEYVDTVYMGAWPRAVLEKLGGFDEALAVNEDYELNVRIRQNGGRIYLAPDIRSAYYGRQTPGALWRQFFRYGAWKFTVLRKHPASARIRHLIAPAFVAATVGGAILAPLDRRIARVWRATLGLYAAALGAASLRQASRAGWSHLLRLPVVFATMHVAWGSGFWTEALRTARGAAKAVRR; encoded by the coding sequence ATGCAGACCGTTCCGCTTGTTTCGGTGGTGATGCCCATCTATAACGAGGCAGCTTTCATTTCACGTTCGTTGGGCGCGGTGCTGGCCCAAGACTACCCCGGCGACTGCCTGGATGTGCTGGTCGTGGACGGCGGCTCGACGGACGGGACGCGCGCGCTGGTCCAGGCGACCGCCGCGCGTGACGGGCGCGTGCGCCTGCTTGACAATCCGGCTCGCCTGCAAGCCAGCGCCATGAACGCCGGGCTGCGCGCCGCGCACGGCGAGATCGTCGCGCGCGTGGACGGGCACACGATCATCGCGCCCGACTACATCCGCCGCTGTGTGGAGACGCTGGCCGCAACGGGCACGCACAACGTCGGTGGACCGCAGCGCTTCGTGGGCACGACGCCGTGGGGTCGCGCCATCGCCGTCGCGTACCGCTCCCCCTTCAGCGTACCCAGCCGCTTTACCGTCAGCGACAGAGCCGAATACGTGGACACGGTCTACATGGGCGCGTGGCCGCGCGCCGTGCTGGAGAAACTCGGCGGCTTCGACGAGGCCCTGGCAGTCAATGAGGACTACGAGCTGAACGTGCGTATCCGGCAGAATGGCGGGCGCATCTACCTCGCGCCGGACATCCGCTCCGCATATTACGGGCGGCAGACGCCCGGCGCGCTGTGGCGGCAGTTCTTCCGGTATGGCGCGTGGAAGTTCACCGTACTGCGCAAGCATCCCGCCTCGGCGCGGATTCGCCACCTCATCGCGCCCGCGTTCGTCGCGGCGACGGTGGGCGGCGCGATCTTGGCGCCACTGGATCGCCGCATCGCGCGGGTGTGGCGGGCGACGCTCGGCCTGTACGCAGCAGCTCTGGGCGCAGCCTCGCTCCGGCAGGCGTCGCGCGCTGGCTGGTCGCACCTGCTCCGGCTCCCGGTCGTGTTCGCGACGATGCACGTTGCATGGGGCAGCGGTTTCTGGACGGAGGCGCTGCGGACAGCGCGCGGCGCAGCAAAGGCGGTGCGTCGATGA
- a CDS encoding alpha/beta hydrolase, with product MAAEPVTVLGSELHMMTSQHNGRTYRITVALPLGYGAAPGADWPFHAPPATWPVVYVLDGNWYFGMVAGMIRPTAWCGSTTDAIVVGIGYPEGDDPMEAFRTSFTRRDHDLTPVRDEAVEQSMAAAHKRPVPNGDAGHFHQFVRDELIPFIEHTYRADPSRRILVGHSYGGLFALFGLFQTPDLFETLIVGSPTLSYADRFTFRQEEAFAEARRALPVTLYLYAGELEESVDDQTLTDTLRLAAILRGRNYDRLSLIQHIFPNQNHCEVAAAGFQAGLKLALRKAR from the coding sequence ATGGCCGCAGAACCGGTAACCGTACTTGGCAGCGAACTGCACATGATGACCTCGCAGCACAACGGCAGAACCTATCGTATCACCGTCGCGCTGCCGCTGGGCTATGGCGCGGCTCCCGGCGCGGACTGGCCCTTCCACGCGCCGCCTGCGACGTGGCCCGTCGTATACGTGCTCGACGGCAACTGGTACTTCGGCATGGTCGCGGGCATGATTCGCCCGACGGCATGGTGCGGCAGCACCACCGACGCAATCGTCGTCGGCATTGGATACCCCGAAGGCGACGACCCGATGGAGGCGTTCCGCACGTCCTTCACCCGGCGCGACCACGATCTGACGCCCGTGCGGGATGAGGCGGTCGAACAGTCGATGGCGGCGGCCCATAAGCGCCCCGTGCCCAACGGCGACGCCGGGCACTTTCACCAGTTCGTCAGGGACGAACTCATCCCGTTTATCGAGCACACCTATCGCGCCGATCCGTCGCGGCGCATCCTGGTGGGGCACTCCTATGGCGGCCTGTTCGCGCTGTTTGGCCTGTTCCAGACGCCCGATCTGTTCGAGACGCTGATCGTCGGCAGCCCGACGCTGTCGTATGCGGATCGCTTCACGTTCCGGCAGGAGGAGGCGTTCGCCGAGGCACGCCGGGCGCTGCCTGTGACCCTGTATCTATACGCGGGCGAACTGGAGGAGAGCGTGGACGACCAGACGCTCACCGACACGCTGCGGCTGGCGGCGATCCTGCGGGGACGCAACTATGATCGGCTTTCGCTGATCCAGCACATCTTCCCGAATCAGAATCACTGTGAGGTTGCCGCGGCGGGTTTCCAGGCAGGGCTGAAGTTGGCGCTGAGAAAGGCTCGTTAG
- a CDS encoding YfhO family protein has translation MMHRNASAWLPALLLIAAAVALFHRLLAGETLFWGLPSLQFDPWRHFAFEEIRHGRLPGWNPYLGAGAPLIANYQSAIFYPPNWLYLLGSDVAAMSIGTFLHVALAGIGMWGFAGALGLDRFGRSVSMLAYTLSGYLIGRAGSFATFDAAAWIPWVFWMAHRVLTNGRWCDAGLLGLVAGMQLLAGHAQTTWYGAVGVGLYALWLALWEQRGTPSHARWMGLARAATGAALGMGIAAVQLIPTAEYLLQSQRASGLDYAFTTNLSYAPLRLVTLFSPNFYGTPADGSYLTKGIYFEDTAYIGIFPLLLALAAVIRWLRGRRAEPGDAAEAGVPFWALLALGALILAMGRYTPMFKALYTYVPTFDLFREPVRWLILTEVALAVLAGIGAQHVARGKWLTFWSRLAVAGGLAMSMMALAAPLLADTSHNVEVLARGVAALGCGIAISALLVLAKPSSSARAVRRWQAAALVVVTADLVWASSGLNPTVPAAFYRTTSGDADAGRLYWFEDYEESVKFDELFVLGDYRVARDDWQALRASRLPNLTMLDGISLLNNFDPLLPDHYRRTIDLIEDLGPEAGPLLQAASVTQTLGETHPRGWEGNAPQFTASHPAPRAWLVGAAEWAASDDDAEALLRRPDWDPQVTVILAGTPPAGILSDATPQGTVTVLDEQPSRLMLHVESDAPGYVVISTTDYPGWHATVNGAPADIHRANLAFQAVAVPAGSADVTLTFRPNGLRAGAVISLAALLIALALAAQGIVRRRHGLR, from the coding sequence ATGATGCACCGTAACGCCTCCGCATGGCTGCCCGCGCTGCTGCTGATCGCGGCGGCGGTTGCGCTGTTCCACCGCCTGCTGGCGGGCGAGACGCTGTTCTGGGGCCTGCCGTCGCTCCAGTTCGACCCGTGGCGGCACTTCGCGTTCGAGGAAATCCGGCACGGACGGCTGCCCGGCTGGAATCCGTATTTGGGCGCGGGCGCGCCGCTGATTGCCAACTACCAGAGCGCGATCTTCTACCCACCTAACTGGCTCTACCTGCTGGGGTCGGACGTGGCAGCCATGAGCATCGGAACGTTTTTGCACGTCGCGCTCGCGGGGATCGGCATGTGGGGCTTCGCAGGCGCGCTCGGCCTGGACCGCTTCGGGCGCAGCGTGAGCATGCTGGCCTACACGCTGTCGGGCTACCTGATCGGGCGCGCGGGGTCCTTCGCGACCTTCGACGCGGCGGCCTGGATTCCGTGGGTGTTCTGGATGGCGCACCGCGTCCTCACCAACGGAAGGTGGTGCGACGCCGGGCTGCTAGGGCTGGTCGCCGGCATGCAGCTGCTGGCCGGGCACGCGCAGACCACTTGGTACGGCGCGGTCGGCGTGGGCCTGTACGCGCTTTGGTTGGCCCTTTGGGAGCAGCGCGGCACACCCAGCCATGCGCGCTGGATGGGGCTGGCGCGGGCCGCGACCGGCGCGGCATTGGGCATGGGGATCGCCGCCGTGCAGCTCATCCCCACCGCCGAATACCTGTTGCAGTCCCAGCGCGCGAGCGGGCTGGATTACGCCTTCACGACCAACCTGTCCTACGCCCCGCTGCGGCTGGTCACGTTGTTCAGTCCGAACTTCTACGGCACACCTGCCGATGGCTCATACCTGACGAAGGGTATTTACTTCGAAGACACGGCCTATATCGGCATCTTCCCACTGCTGCTGGCGCTGGCGGCGGTGATCCGGTGGCTGCGCGGGCGGCGGGCGGAACCCGGCGATGCGGCGGAAGCAGGCGTGCCATTCTGGGCGCTGCTGGCGCTCGGCGCGCTGATCCTGGCGATGGGCCGCTATACGCCCATGTTCAAAGCGCTGTACACCTACGTACCCACCTTCGACCTGTTCCGCGAGCCGGTGCGCTGGCTGATTCTGACCGAGGTCGCGCTGGCGGTGCTGGCCGGGATCGGCGCACAGCACGTGGCGCGCGGCAAGTGGCTCACGTTCTGGTCGCGGTTGGCCGTCGCGGGCGGACTGGCGATGTCCATGATGGCGCTGGCCGCGCCGCTGCTAGCCGATACGTCGCACAACGTCGAGGTGCTGGCGCGCGGGGTGGCCGCGCTCGGCTGCGGCATCGCGATCAGCGCGCTGCTGGTACTGGCAAAGCCCTCATCGAGTGCACGCGCGGTACGGCGCTGGCAGGCCGCTGCCCTGGTCGTCGTGACAGCGGACCTCGTGTGGGCCTCGTCGGGCCTGAACCCGACCGTGCCCGCCGCGTTCTACCGCACCACGTCAGGCGACGCCGACGCCGGGCGGCTGTACTGGTTCGAGGACTACGAGGAGTCGGTCAAGTTCGACGAGCTGTTCGTGCTGGGCGATTACCGCGTCGCACGCGACGACTGGCAGGCATTACGCGCCTCGCGCCTACCCAACCTGACCATGCTCGACGGCATCTCCTTGCTCAACAACTTCGATCCGCTGCTGCCCGACCACTACCGCCGCACCATCGACCTGATCGAGGATCTGGGGCCGGAAGCCGGGCCGCTGCTGCAAGCCGCAAGCGTGACACAGACGCTCGGCGAAACCCACCCGCGTGGGTGGGAAGGCAACGCCCCCCAATTCACCGCTTCCCATCCCGCGCCGCGCGCGTGGCTGGTTGGCGCGGCAGAATGGGCCGCTTCCGACGACGACGCCGAAGCGTTGCTGCGTCGCCCGGACTGGGATCCGCAGGTGACTGTCATCCTGGCCGGAACACCGCCCGCAGGTATTCTGTCTGATGCAACGCCGCAGGGAACTGTCACCGTGCTGGACGAGCAGCCGAGCCGCCTCATGCTGCATGTGGAGAGCGACGCGCCCGGTTATGTGGTGATCAGCACCACGGACTATCCCGGCTGGCACGCCACGGTCAACGGCGCTCCAGCAGACATTCATCGCGCCAACCTCGCGTTCCAGGCAGTGGCCGTGCCTGCGGGCAGTGCAGACGTCACACTCACCTTCCGCCCCAACGGACTTCGCGCCGGGGCGGTCATCAGCCTCGCCGCGCTGCTGATCGCGCTGGCGCTGGCCGCGCAGGGTATCGTCCGCCGCAGGCACGGCCTACGCTAA
- a CDS encoding zinc ribbon domain-containing protein, whose translation MSQPQALYRLQKIDTELDARRARLREINALLEGNAELRAARSTVEQLKDELSPREASVKSMTLENQSVASQLAELSTRLYDGTVSNPKELQDIENKIDELKRHRGQLETKLLEEMMAVEELQASLAEASSELEAVEAAWSGDRAALRDEQRRIKTEGRALKTERETALAAVDEDNRVLYDELRSQRQGLAVALLKGDTCSGCRIDQTANVVIDVRRGKEIVTCTSCGRILVSP comes from the coding sequence ATGAGCCAGCCACAGGCACTCTATCGCCTTCAAAAGATCGACACCGAGCTTGATGCCCGGCGTGCTCGCCTGCGCGAAATTAACGCACTGCTCGAGGGCAATGCGGAACTGCGCGCTGCCCGGTCTACAGTAGAGCAGCTTAAAGACGAGCTGTCGCCGCGCGAGGCCAGCGTGAAGTCCATGACGCTGGAAAACCAATCTGTGGCGTCCCAGCTGGCCGAGCTGTCTACCCGGCTCTATGATGGCACGGTCAGCAACCCCAAAGAACTGCAAGACATCGAAAACAAGATCGATGAGCTGAAGCGCCATCGTGGGCAGCTCGAAACGAAGCTGCTCGAAGAGATGATGGCGGTCGAGGAGCTTCAGGCGTCCCTGGCTGAAGCGTCGAGCGAGCTTGAGGCAGTCGAGGCGGCGTGGAGCGGCGATCGGGCCGCGCTGCGCGACGAGCAGCGACGTATCAAGACAGAAGGGCGCGCGCTGAAAACCGAGCGCGAAACCGCGCTGGCTGCCGTGGATGAGGACAACCGCGTGCTCTACGACGAACTGCGCTCCCAGCGCCAGGGGTTGGCGGTCGCGCTGCTCAAGGGCGACACGTGCTCTGGCTGCCGCATCGACCAGACGGCCAACGTGGTCATCGACGTGCGGCGGGGCAAGGAGATCGTGACGTGCACGAGCTGCGGGCGCATCCTGGTCTCGCCCTGA
- a CDS encoding HEAT repeat domain-containing protein — translation MDFDAASFLLGAGSATGVSLAVWRSRARLARIQHSTESQIEGTRQYIGRSADARYARDLIAYFQRQHAAGNLFNLTDLLLEPRLLPAPAPVVVPGSEDAAPEVFDVVPVWHDMPHSYSPYNLETLALEDLGAGDRHVALLGVRGMGKTTALVALGLLALGEVTFESLDDLSRRIVEEQEMNLSAEERAQREQERERLHARAMTRLEEVKERQQEGAEAVVTDKRAAKKITRLLPVYVHLDDLNLDPAQYGRGGSADPAEPVVNAVQRRVSGVTSQIVGSVVYPALDAGQAMVLIDGYDDLAPAARETYAGWLAQFLEVYGQNLIVVAGPPVGYEPLLALGFTPTFMRAWRDDDYDLLARRWAATWTTQAKGRKAALPDDQTMRRLTADNRGRTALDVTLKLWAGLADDARMTGRTGWYDALITRRLSHADQRESLPAVAVPLIEAGQPIPRGQMLSTLREAGVNKPESLLEGLLEDGLLVQYEDDRLAFFHPTIASYVASEGVADGESERLVERAMNPAWQEAIGFAAARVSNMLPAVYRRLSTPPDLLYSNLFDLIQWLPDSPPDAPWRGDIFKRLAAALMAPDQYPVVRERAMAALIASRDKNVLFVLRQALRASDKDVRRLACIGLGALGNPEAVKDLAPMLTDPERNVQLAAGLALGAIGSEAALEVMVQGLLDGTEELRRAVAEALAAIPDVGYAILRDGIHAEDIMIRRATVYGLSRVKAPWALTALYRAMLEDEQWYVRAAAEEAFMEAQSPDRQGPRAHPEADSLTWLIQWAAERGEGVPAGINARQVLVRVLQEGQPVYKVMAASTLGLLGHFHALKPLYAALRDRHPEVRGAAYQALAMIEFRTGEPLPGLT, via the coding sequence ATGGACTTTGATGCAGCCTCATTCTTGCTTGGGGCCGGGTCGGCGACCGGAGTGTCGCTGGCGGTGTGGCGATCGCGGGCGCGACTGGCCCGCATTCAGCACTCGACCGAATCGCAGATCGAGGGCACGCGCCAGTACATTGGGCGCAGCGCCGACGCGCGCTATGCCCGCGACCTGATCGCGTATTTCCAGCGCCAGCACGCGGCGGGCAACCTGTTCAACCTGACGGATCTGCTGCTGGAGCCGCGCCTCTTGCCCGCGCCCGCGCCGGTCGTTGTGCCGGGCAGCGAAGACGCCGCGCCGGAAGTGTTCGACGTGGTCCCCGTCTGGCACGACATGCCGCATAGCTACAGCCCCTACAACCTGGAAACACTCGCGCTCGAAGACCTGGGCGCAGGCGACCGGCATGTCGCGCTGTTGGGCGTGCGCGGCATGGGCAAGACGACCGCGCTGGTCGCGCTAGGTCTCTTGGCCCTGGGCGAGGTAACGTTTGAATCGCTCGACGATCTGTCGCGCCGCATCGTTGAGGAACAGGAAATGAACCTCTCCGCTGAGGAGCGCGCGCAGCGCGAGCAGGAGCGTGAACGCCTGCACGCCCGCGCCATGACGCGCCTCGAAGAGGTGAAGGAGCGCCAGCAGGAAGGCGCCGAGGCCGTCGTGACCGACAAACGGGCTGCGAAGAAGATCACGCGGCTGCTGCCAGTGTACGTCCATCTGGACGATTTGAACCTGGACCCGGCGCAGTATGGGCGCGGCGGCAGCGCCGACCCCGCCGAGCCGGTGGTGAACGCGGTTCAGCGGCGGGTCAGCGGCGTTACGTCGCAGATCGTCGGCAGCGTGGTTTATCCCGCGCTGGACGCGGGGCAGGCGATGGTGCTGATCGATGGCTATGACGATCTGGCTCCGGCGGCGCGTGAGACTTATGCGGGCTGGCTCGCGCAGTTCCTGGAGGTCTACGGCCAGAATCTGATCGTGGTGGCCGGGCCGCCTGTGGGCTACGAACCGCTGCTGGCGCTCGGCTTCACGCCGACGTTTATGCGCGCCTGGCGCGACGACGATTACGATCTGCTGGCGCGGCGTTGGGCCGCAACCTGGACCACGCAGGCGAAGGGCCGCAAGGCCGCGCTGCCCGACGACCAGACCATGCGCCGTCTGACCGCCGACAACCGGGGGCGCACCGCGCTGGATGTGACGCTCAAGCTGTGGGCCGGGCTGGCCGACGACGCACGTATGACCGGGCGGACTGGCTGGTACGACGCGCTGATCACGCGCAGGCTCTCCCACGCCGATCAGCGCGAGTCGCTGCCTGCCGTGGCCGTGCCGCTGATCGAGGCTGGGCAGCCGATCCCGCGCGGGCAGATGCTCAGCACGCTGCGTGAGGCGGGCGTCAACAAACCGGAGTCGCTGCTGGAGGGCCTGTTGGAGGATGGCCTGCTGGTGCAGTACGAAGACGACCGGCTGGCGTTCTTCCACCCGACCATCGCCAGCTACGTTGCCAGCGAGGGCGTTGCGGATGGCGAGTCGGAACGTCTCGTCGAGCGCGCGATGAATCCGGCGTGGCAGGAAGCGATTGGCTTTGCCGCCGCGAGGGTGAGCAACATGCTCCCGGCGGTCTACCGTCGTCTGAGCACGCCGCCCGATCTGCTCTACAGTAATCTGTTCGACCTGATCCAGTGGCTGCCCGATTCGCCGCCGGATGCGCCGTGGCGCGGCGACATCTTCAAGCGGCTGGCGGCGGCGCTGATGGCGCCCGACCAGTATCCCGTCGTGCGCGAGCGCGCGATGGCAGCGCTGATCGCCTCGCGCGACAAGAACGTGCTGTTCGTGCTGCGTCAGGCGCTGCGTGCCAGCGACAAGGACGTGCGGCGGCTGGCGTGCATCGGGTTGGGCGCGTTGGGGAATCCCGAAGCGGTCAAGGACCTCGCGCCGATGCTGACCGATCCGGAGCGCAACGTGCAGCTTGCGGCGGGATTGGCGCTGGGCGCGATCGGCTCGGAGGCCGCGCTGGAGGTCATGGTCCAGGGGCTGCTGGACGGCACGGAAGAGTTACGCCGGGCCGTGGCCGAAGCTCTGGCCGCGATCCCGGACGTGGGCTACGCTATTCTGCGCGATGGCATCCATGCCGAGGACATCATGATCCGCCGCGCGACCGTCTACGGGCTGAGCCGCGTTAAAGCGCCCTGGGCGCTGACGGCGCTCTACCGCGCGATGCTTGAGGACGAGCAGTGGTACGTGCGCGCCGCCGCCGAAGAAGCGTTCATGGAGGCGCAGTCGCCCGATCGCCAGGGACCGCGTGCGCACCCCGAAGCCGACTCGCTGACGTGGCTGATCCAGTGGGCAGCGGAGCGCGGCGAAGGCGTGCCCGCCGGGATCAACGCGCGGCAGGTGCTGGTGCGCGTGCTTCAGGAGGGGCAGCCGGTGTACAAGGTGATGGCCGCTTCGACGCTGGGGCTGCTGGGGCATTTCCATGCGCTCAAGCCGCTCTATGCGGCCCTGCGCGACCGTCACCCGGAGGTGCGCGGCGCGGCCTACCAGGCCCTGGCGATGATCGAGTTTCGCACCGGGGAGCCGCTGCCGGGATTAACCTGA
- a CDS encoding DUF167 domain-containing protein has protein sequence MPREFNITDAKRGAAFAVMVIDAADEVGVIGVLEDRSIKISLTEPLDGGHADAQLIQFLADALAVHPAQITIVVGQNQPKKIISVDGISPSWIDERLLA, from the coding sequence ATGCCGCGCGAATTCAATATCACCGATGCCAAGCGAGGCGCTGCGTTTGCAGTGATGGTGATTGACGCTGCCGACGAGGTCGGGGTCATCGGCGTGCTAGAGGATCGCTCGATCAAAATTAGCCTGACTGAGCCGTTGGACGGGGGCCACGCGGACGCGCAGCTCATCCAGTTCCTGGCCGATGCTCTCGCCGTACATCCTGCGCAGATCACCATCGTGGTCGGGCAGAACCAGCCCAAAAAGATAATCAGCGTGGATGGCATTTCCCCAAGCTGGATCGACGAGCGGCTGCTGGCCTGA
- a CDS encoding YggT family protein, whose product MAQLIALLIQLYSMLILARVLMSWVQIDPNSPLARTLIDLTEPVLKPVRDLMPPAAGLDFSPIIVIIVLQIVGQILIEMLA is encoded by the coding sequence TTGGCCCAGTTGATTGCACTGCTCATTCAGCTCTACTCGATGCTTATCCTGGCGCGCGTCTTGATGAGCTGGGTTCAAATCGATCCCAACAGCCCGCTGGCCCGCACCCTGATCGACCTGACCGAGCCGGTCCTGAAGCCGGTCCGCGACCTGATGCCGCCCGCCGCCGGGCTTGACTTTAGCCCTATCATCGTTATCATCGTGCTCCAGATCGTGGGGCAGATTCTGATCGAAATGCTCGCCTAA
- a CDS encoding YggS family pyridoxal phosphate-dependent enzyme: MNTAATIAGRLAAVQDEIRRACERAHRSPEEVSLIAVSKTHAAAAVVEAIRAGQRRFGENRPEEAAGKMAEVAQLCEVPVEWHLIGHVQSRKARYAADGFALLHSLDSLKLAERLDRILSERDAARLDVLLEINVSGEASKEGWHMAGWRDDTAIRHALWDDAAALLALPQIRVRGLMTMAPLVDDPEQTRPVFAELRALRDALAQDFPAADWSQLSMGMSDDYPVAVEEGATLVRVGRSIFGTRSYK; the protein is encoded by the coding sequence ATGAATACCGCAGCGACCATCGCCGGGCGGCTCGCCGCCGTTCAGGACGAGATCCGGCGCGCCTGCGAACGCGCCCACCGCTCGCCGGAAGAGGTGAGCCTGATCGCCGTCAGTAAAACGCACGCGGCGGCGGCGGTTGTCGAGGCCATCAGGGCGGGCCAGCGCCGCTTTGGCGAAAACCGCCCCGAAGAGGCCGCCGGCAAGATGGCCGAGGTCGCGCAGTTGTGCGAGGTCCCGGTCGAGTGGCATCTGATCGGCCACGTCCAGAGCCGCAAAGCGCGCTATGCCGCCGACGGCTTCGCGCTGCTGCATTCACTGGACAGTCTGAAACTTGCCGAGCGACTCGACCGTATATTAAGTGAGCGCGATGCCGCGCGGCTGGACGTGCTGCTGGAGATCAACGTCTCCGGCGAAGCGTCGAAGGAAGGCTGGCACATGGCCGGATGGCGCGACGACACGGCGATCCGCCACGCACTGTGGGACGATGCGGCGGCGCTGCTGGCGCTGCCTCAAATCCGCGTGCGGGGCCTGATGACGATGGCGCCTCTCGTGGACGACCCGGAACAAACGCGACCCGTCTTCGCGGAACTACGCGCGCTTCGCGACGCGTTGGCGCAGGACTTTCCCGCCGCCGACTGGTCACAGTTGAGCATGGGCATGTCGGACGATTACCCGGTTGCCGTAGAAGAAGGCGCGACGCTGGTGCGTGTGGGCCGGTCGATTTTCGGCACGCGCAGCTACAAATGA
- the pgeF gene encoding peptidoglycan editing factor PgeF, whose amino-acid sequence MRRINGGGPVYYQFESLAEQPDLAHGIFTRLGGVSAAPWTSLNLGGTVGDDPDAVSENLLRAYRALNLDPGRACTVWQVHSADTVVVHGRASNRRWLARADGMITDRRGIPLSMRFADCTPLVFYDPDHHAIGLAHAGWRGTVQNMAGRIVQAMQAAYGTQPEALIAGIGPAIGPECYQVGPEVVEATAQAFGSTDGLVNRAAGGSAYLDLWAANRIALERAGVRQIEVAGICTAARTDEFFSHRAERGKTGRFGVMIALQDAPGEASVGV is encoded by the coding sequence GTGCGGCGGATCAACGGCGGCGGTCCCGTCTATTACCAGTTCGAGAGCCTGGCCGAGCAACCAGACCTTGCGCACGGGATCTTCACGCGGTTGGGCGGCGTCAGCGCCGCGCCGTGGACCTCGCTGAACCTGGGCGGCACGGTCGGCGACGATCCCGACGCCGTCAGCGAGAACCTGCTGCGTGCCTATCGTGCGCTCAACCTCGATCCGGGGCGGGCCTGCACGGTCTGGCAGGTGCACAGCGCGGACACAGTCGTCGTGCACGGGCGTGCGAGCAACCGGCGTTGGCTGGCACGCGCGGATGGCATGATCACCGACCGGCGCGGCATCCCGCTGAGTATGCGCTTCGCGGACTGCACGCCGCTGGTGTTTTACGACCCGGACCACCACGCGATCGGGCTGGCACACGCGGGCTGGCGCGGCACGGTGCAAAACATGGCGGGCCGCATCGTACAAGCCATGCAGGCTGCCTACGGCACGCAGCCGGAGGCGCTCATCGCCGGAATCGGGCCAGCCATCGGACCGGAGTGTTATCAGGTCGGGCCGGAGGTCGTCGAGGCGACCGCGCAAGCGTTTGGAAGTACAGACGGGTTGGTTAACCGCGCCGCCGGCGGCAGCGCCTACCTCGACCTGTGGGCGGCCAACCGCATCGCGCTGGAACGCGCCGGCGTACGACAGATCGAGGTCGCGGGCATATGCACCGCTGCCCGCACAGACGAGTTTTTCTCTCATCGCGCCGAGCGCGGCAAGACCGGGCGCTTTGGCGTGATGATCGCGCTCCAGGACGCACCAGGGGAAGCAAGTGTAGGCGTATGA
- a CDS encoding PspA/IM30 family protein produces the protein MAKLTDKFSVLVRSSVRGVFGGGSDRSPRLGKGAERQAEALRAEINRALDDADRLSAEIAGMEREAADWDRQADEALARGDEAGARQAIRQMQVVQQRTALRRADLDQHRRATGDLISRVNALEARLAQAKSESQTAPAPDSRLKQSVAERLRRVQQTFEDVGRSPDASDDAAPVLADEQAVEDDLARRRSRLSQ, from the coding sequence ATGGCGAAATTAACGGACAAATTCAGCGTACTCGTCCGGTCCAGCGTGCGCGGCGTTTTCGGCGGTGGCTCGGATCGATCGCCCAGGCTCGGCAAGGGAGCCGAGCGTCAGGCTGAAGCCCTGCGCGCCGAGATTAACCGCGCGCTCGACGATGCCGATCGCCTCAGCGCCGAGATCGCGGGCATGGAGCGCGAAGCGGCGGACTGGGATCGACAGGCCGACGAAGCCTTGGCGCGCGGCGATGAAGCGGGCGCGCGGCAGGCCATCCGGCAGATGCAGGTCGTCCAGCAGCGGACCGCGCTGCGCCGGGCCGATCTCGACCAGCACCGCCGCGCCACCGGGGACCTGATCAGCCGGGTGAACGCGCTCGAAGCGCGTCTCGCGCAGGCCAAATCCGAGAGCCAGACGGCGCCTGCGCCTGACAGTCGCCTGAAGCAGTCGGTTGCCGAGCGGTTGCGCCGCGTGCAGCAGACGTTCGAAGATGTGGGCCGCTCGCCGGATGCATCCGACGATGCCGCGCCTGTGCTGGCGGACGAGCAGGCTGTTGAAGATGACCTCGCGCGCCGCCGCTCGCGTTTGAGCCAATAG